Proteins encoded by one window of Culicoides brevitarsis isolate CSIRO-B50_1 chromosome 2, AGI_CSIRO_Cbre_v1, whole genome shotgun sequence:
- the LOC134832122 gene encoding uncharacterized protein LOC134832122, with protein MNVLLYITAMFCFLSMGFAQFGPYGLPHPHKYKKFYRRLNKGFYPVPVPVAVPVHPVAVPVPVAPVPVPVPVHHSPPVYGSPIVGGGGSHASAHAYSKTFSLNTPGGLSINVAKAEANANSGANSNGFGYGASPFGGELNIANANAHANAESFSIG; from the exons atgAATGTATTGCTATATATAACGGCAATGTTTTGCTTTTTGTCAATGGGTTTTGCACAATTCG GTCCATATGGGTTACCTCATCCACACaaatacaagaaattttatcgTCGTCTGAATAAAGGGTTTTATCCCGTTCCTGTGCCTGTTGCAGTTCCCGTTCATCCCGTTGCTGTTCCTGTTCCTGTTGCTCCTGTACCCGTTCCTGTGCCTGTTCATCATAGTCCTCCTGTATATGGATCTCCGATTGTTGGAGGCGGAGGAAGTCATGCTTCAGCTCACGCgtattcaaaaacattttctcttAACACTCCCGGAGGGTTGTCAATTAATGTCGCAAAAGCAGAAGCAAATGCAAATTCAGGCGCAAATAGTAATGGCTTTGGATATGGCGCATCTCCATTCGGCGGCGAATTAAACATAGCTAATGCTAATGCACATGCGAACGCAGAATCCTTTAGCATTGGATAG
- the LOC134831815 gene encoding uncharacterized protein LOC134831815 → MVQIHNIIKMDNFTLIVVMLCTIFDKAITLHNVRVEIPRAVERGEDAQFICHYSLDATQQLYSVKWYKGRREFYRFTPNEIPPMKTFSVTGISVFRSVSNATHLTLRAVEPTISGKYSCEVSADAPSFDTMLVTGEMDVVELPRTKPKIADINNTKYRVGDAVYGNCTSYNSKPAANLTWLINNVTIGPGSVQTDIIVNETTKLETITVGLFVHLQREHFTRGKAKIQCVAKIFDAYMQSDERVIEEDRGDMSNMIDLYGPIGASLYDSDTKDAYMTHFTSTASMSTTTNILITFIMCFMSCLSISTRRNMSFLQLSHLMTTRTIKDS, encoded by the exons atggttcaaattcacaatataataaaaatggataACTTTACGCTAATTGTTGTGATGCTTTGTACAATATTTG ATAAGGCTATTACGTTACACAATGTTCGAGTGGAAATTCCGAGAGCTGTTGAACGAGGCGAGGACGCTCAATTTATCTGTCATTACAGTTTAGATGCCACACAACAGCTGTATTCCGTGAAATGGTACAAAGGTCGCAGAGAATTTTATCGTTTTACACCCAACGAGATACCGccaatgaaaactttttccgTAACAGGAATTTCGGTTTTT AGATCCGTATCAAATGCAACTCATCTAACGTTGAGAGCTGTTGAGCCGACAATATCTGGCAAATACTCATGTGAAGTGTCAGCTGATGCACCCAGTTTCGATACGATGTTAGTCACAGGCGAAATGGATGTTGTGG AACTGCCAAGGACAAAGCCGAAAATAGCTGacataaataacacaaaatataGGGTAGGAGATGCAGTGTACGGAAATTGCACATCGTATAATTCGAAACCGGCAGCAAATTTAACATGGCTCATCAATAATGTAACG attggACCCGGATCTGTTCAAACAGATATTATTGTGAATGAGACAACCAAGTTGGAGACAATTACAGTTGGACTATTTGTTCATTTGCAACGAGAACACTTTACGCGAGGCAAGGCAAAG ATACAATGCgtcgcaaaaatatttgatgccTATATGCAAAGCGATGAACGGGTGATTGAAGAAGATAGGGGCGATATGTCTAATATGATTGATTTATATGGACCTATTGGCGCATCATTGTACGATAGCGACACAAAGGATGCTTATATGACAC atTTTACATCAACAGCTTCCATGAGTACGACAACAAATATATTAATCACATTCATTATGTGCTTCATGAGTTGCTTGAGCATCTCAACGAGAAGAAATATGTCGTTTTTGCAACTATCACACTTGATGACAACAAGAACAATTAAAGACAGTTAG
- the LOC134831396 gene encoding chitin deacetylase 1 — MFLKSFIVLGVCAICAYAQTSNTAKEKKSEEEFVCPEDNRNGNFADPNQCRKFYQCVDGFPYTNRCPSGLYFDDVNKYCTFKAEAKCGPIASTPGPSTEAPTDLAERCNPEECSLPYCFCSKDGTQPPNNLNPEEIPQMILLTFDGAVNLNNYDHYKKLFNGKRKNPNGCDIKGTFFIAHEYSNYHQIQKLAYDGHEIAVESISMQGGLEDKGYEEWVGEMVGMRQILRHFANISNSEINGMRAPFLKPGRNTQYKVLEDFSFIYDSSVSVPATPVPLWPYTLDYKLPHECKSGTCPTKIFPGVWEVPMNTHYVESFEGGHCPYLDQCVLHNLDAEEVLEWLQEDFSRYYEQNRAPYQMSFHTNWFQIKALEQGLFRFLEWASELPDVYFVTIEQALTWITDPKTTKQLNNYEAWNCKTRTTQTPKPCVESNKCALAFKNGNITDTRYMETCNECPRQFPWLGDSEGTGVPGRDNYIFNAGNRAPNAANGEDDPQTKK, encoded by the exons ATGTTTCTTAAATCATTTATCGTTTTAGGAGTGTGTGCCATTTGTGCTTatg CACAAACTTCAAACACagcaaaggagaaaaaatctgaagagGAATTTGTTTGTCCGGAAGATAATCGGAATGGAAATTTTGCCGATCCGAATCAATGTAGAAAGTTTTATCAG TGCGTTGATGGATTTCCATATACAAATCGTTGTCCATCAGGATTATACTTTGATGATGTGAATAAGTATTGTACATTTAAAGCTGAAGCAAAATGCGGTCCAATCGCCTCAA ctCCTGGACCATCTACTGAAGCCCCTACAGATTTAGCTGAAAGATGTAACCCTGAAGAATGTTCGTTGCCATATTGCTTCTGTTCAAAAGACGGAACTCAGCCTCCAAATAATTTGAATCCCGAAGAAATTCCTCAAATGATCTTATTGACATTCGACGGCGCtgtaaatttgaacaattacGATCATTATAAAAAACTGTTTAATGGAAAACGTAAAAATCCCAATGGTTGTGACATCAAGGGAACTTTCTTCATTGCTCATGAATACAGTAATTatcatcaaattcaaaaacttgctTATGATGGGCACGAAATTGCCGTTGAAAGTATCTCCATGCAAGGAGGTTTAGAGGATAAAGGTTACGAAGAATGGGTTGGAGAAATGGTTGGAATGCGTCAAATCTTACGTCACTTTGCCAACATCTCGAATAGCGAAATCAACGGTATGCGAGCTCCTTTCTTGAAGCCCGGCAGAAACACACAATACAAAGTGCTCGAAGACTTTTCATTTATCTATGATTCTTCTGTGAGTGTTCCTGCGACTCCCGTTCCATTGTGGCCTTACACATTGGATTACAAACTTCCGCACGAATGCAAAAGCGGAACATGCCCAACGAAAATCTTCCCCGGAGTATGGGAAGTCCCAATGAATACACATTATGTCGAAAGTTTTGAAGGAGGTCATTGTCCATATTTGGATCAATGTGTTTTGCACAATTTGGATGCCGAAGAAGTTCTCGAATGGTTACAAGAAGATTTCTCCCGTTACTATGAACAAAATCGTGCTCCATACCAAATGTCTTTCCATACAAATTGGTTCCAAATCAAAGCTCTCGAACAAGGTTTATTCCGTTTCTTGGAATGGGCTTCTGAATT acctgATGTATATTTTGTTACCATCGAACAAGCTCTCACGTGGATTACAGATCCAAAAACGACGAAACAACTGAACAATTATGAAGCATGGAATTGCAAAACGCGCACAACTCAAACGCCAAAGCCATGCGTTGAATCGAACAAATGTGCCTTGGCTTTCAAGAATGGAAATATCACAGATACCCGCTACATGGAAACATGCAACGAATGCCCTCGACAATTCCCATGGTTGGGAGATTCTGAAGGCACGGGAGTTCCTGGAAGAGATAATTACATTTTCAATGCTGGCAATAGGGCTCCCAATGCTGCTAACGGAGAAGATGATccacagacaaaaaaataa